In one Drosophila pseudoobscura strain MV-25-SWS-2005 chromosome X, UCI_Dpse_MV25, whole genome shotgun sequence genomic region, the following are encoded:
- the Ac13E gene encoding adenylate cyclase type 9 isoform X3: MLSLITIMALCFTHWDLYREHRTLTSAVTAMLLCGASLAFLTYTGRAFSPLGHFAICLEIVLLIYTALPMPLWVGAVIAIFYSIAFELVSHMVIGCSAIHGGAGSVDSSDPSHKILILRIMAHLSVHLVGVHVLVMNLVRMRGTFMKVGQNLLVRRQLEMEKQLKEKMIHSVMPPKVADMLLNEGGTAGLDSGLPPESHYMRPRASNDVKSLFRPFHMHSMDNVSILFADIVGFTRMSSTKTAEQLVEILNDLFERFDDLCSLSGCEKISTLGDCYYCVSGCPEPRADHAICCVEMGLGMIDAMRCFDAQRHEGVKMRVGVHTGTVLCGIVGTRRVKFDVWSNDVSLANKMESSGKPEQVHISQETSSFLGDNYYLEEGEEVFGHRTYFVVGRRSDFSRTNSLSPSMPAHAIGGSSLLLPGGHAGSLSQSATNISAVQPQVPPASPVGQLSNSLNPSPVLSIRPRLTSLSMKLRKKSQNHSRERDIERGIMHPAASGIPPVIVVRERPKIIITTKSLPGSLDSDDQPSSPTPPPPPPPPPPPPPPPPKSRLMVWKVPRFLKRFEELASRGNSSCHSQPEKEDPQYLQHLHHSRPYCPEETLAFMDPTAPNGNGNGTGTGIGTSCVYQQLPVLVESCSVSRLGNQTLDIPSASRPLLHHAATSTALASSVLRSPEGFSAVAGSSVGGAGCCSPGQYSMYDDIIDVRSYISQSRSDISPFGRSGSYRSQCGRQSTSGGTVLPVEQSPLPRPRASTLATGRPPVVGASSAGAGAGATIEPSTSSTSANVQPSPFCLPAPPAGGGGGHSRNSSICPSATSRKDSGIKSNSRRSSIQQQIYALNQSAISQHRVSGYFTSSTSSISNLNDMQGLPLPMPLPLGIALPMVVPQPPPPPLPLLMQPCSSQTMGDPLAACLQQLRKQSDLQLIRCVRDNARSQRSYLVKPPLRGFSLYFKSRQLERDFRSKAHRFGTENETEGPPTLATPRYNTYIDIFVGIAVYLCISVSLFLMTQNTVTPSFRLWVTLFSCFTAIQVFALFLFTRQMCRHHGTGRTSSSSRSRLRSKSTTSEVVDGDADEDADGGRGGGGRGRGDVEAGLRRGGSSRGPQFRSCADRIFEAISSWYPWHICLAVLMAMPVLLIIANFLLLDLEQLEAFEYHYGFLIFVCIVHFCNFTQLNCWVRNILAFMAALCFIGIAVSQLMVYSSRSDQAESEEESQEEGGSSYIFEEIKWFHDYHVEIYLDLLLILVLVWFLNREFEIGYRLTFYGNAVANQDKVRVQNMKNQADMLLHNIIPKHVAEHLKNTAKYSENHHNIAIIFASIVNFNEMYDESYLGGKEFLRVLNELIGDFDELLSRPEFRAVEKIKTIGSTFMAASGLDPSHRGSGDEHIHTLMEFSIAMQEVVDAFNKDLLEFNLILRIGMNIGDVTAGVIGTSKLYYDIWGDAVNVASRMDSTGLPNRIQVGKDCLPFLTARYDFEPRGSVYVKGKDHMEVFLYTDRRKTQLPDEGLQAKGEEELDSEQQQKQQLEDNEVENDNEHEHEHEHGEDKKEVDVDANVDDDEEEEFHSSETTTLFKSQESIQANGGNHLTTTVTITTPPSSQ; encoded by the exons ATGCTGTCACTGATCACGATCATGGCGCTGTGCTTCACCCACTGGGACCTCTACAGGGAGCACAGGACGCTGACCTCCGCCGTGACTGCGATGCTGCTGTGCGGAGCCTCGCTGGCCTTCCTCACGTACACGGGGAGGGCCTTTAGCCCACTGGGGCACTTCGCCATCTGCCTTGAGATCGTGCTGCTTATCTACACTGCCCTGCCCATGCCGCTGTGGGTGGGTGCGGTCATTGCGATCTTCTACTCGATCGCCTTCGAGCTCGTTTCCCACATGGTCATCGGATGCAGTGCCATACATGGGGGGGCGGGATCGGTGGACAGTAGCGATCCCAGCCACAAGATACTCATACTGCGGATCATGGCCCATCTGAGCGTGCACCTGGTGGGCGTCCACGTGCTCGTGATGAACCTGGTGCGGATGCGCGGCACCTTCATGAAGGTCGGTCAGAATCTGCTCGTGCGCCGTCaactggagatggagaagcAGCTCAAGGAGAAGATGATACACTCGGTGATGCCGCCCAAGGTGGCGGACATGCTGCTCAACGAAGGGGGCACCGCCGGACTGGACTCCGGCCTGCCCCCCGAGTCCCACTACATGCGTCCGCGGGCCTCCAACGACGTGAAGTCCCTATTCCGGCCCTTCCACATGCACAGCATGGACAACGTGAGCATCCTGTTCGCGGACATCGTCGGATTCACCCGCATGTCCTCCACCAAGACCGCCGAGCAGCTGGTCGAGATCCTCAACGACTTGTTCGAGCGCTTCGACGATCTCTGCTCCCTCAGCGGCTGCGAGAAGATATCCACCCTGGGCGACTGCTACTACTGCGTCTCCGGCTGCCCTGAGCCCCGCGCGGACCACGCCATCTGCTGCGTGGAAATGGGTCTCGGCATGATCGATGCCATGCGCTGCTTCGACGCCCAGCGCCACGAGGGCGTCAAGATGAGAGTCGGCGTCCACACGGGCACTGTTCTCTGCGGCATCGTAGGCACGCGCCGGGTCAAGTTCGATGTGTGGAGCAACGACGTAAGCCTGGCCAACAA AATGGAGTCCTCGGGCAAGCCGGAGCAGGTTCATATCTCGCAGGAGACGTCGAGCTTTTTAGGCGACAACTACTACCTGGAAGAGGGCGAAGAGGTCTTCG GTCACCGCACCTACTTCGTGGTGGGACGCCGAAGCGACTTCTCCAGAACCAACAGCCTGAGTCCCAGCATGCCAGCCCATGCCATTGGGGGCAGCTCCCTATTGCTGCCCGGAGGCCATGCCGGCTCATTATCGCAGAGCGCGACCAACATCTCGGCGGTGCAGCCGCAAGTGCCGCCCGCCTCGCCGGTGGGGCAGCTCTCGAACTCGTTGAACCCCTCGCCGGTTTTGTCCATACGCCCTCGACTGACCTCGCTGAGCATGAAGCTGCGCAAGAAGTCGCAGAACCACAGCCGGGAGCGGGACATTGAGCGGGGCATCATGCATCCGGCGGCCAGCGGAATACCGCCAGTTATTGTGGTGCGGGAGCGGCCAAAGATCATCATCACCACCAAGTCGCTGCCGGGCAGCCTCGACTCGGATGATCAGCCGTCGTCGCCCActccaccaccgccgccaccgccgccaccgccgccgccgcccccaccGCCCAAGAGCCGGCTGATGGTGTGGAAGGTGCCGCGCTTCCTCAAACGCTTCGAGGAACTGGCCAGCCGCGGGAACAGCTCCTGTCACAGTCAGCCAGAGAAGGAGGATCCCCAGTACCTGCAGCACCTCCATCATTCCCGTCCCTATTGCCCCGAAGAGACCCTGGCCTTCATGGATCCCACTGCaccgaatgggaatgggaacggaaCCGGAACCGGAATCGGAACCAGCTGCGTGTACCAGCAGCTGCCCGTCCTGGTAGAGTCCTGCAGCGTCAGTCGACTGGGTAACCAGACCCTGGACATACCGTCCGCGTCTCGGCCCTTGCTGCACCATGCAGCCACCTCCACGGCTCTGGCCAGCAGCGTCCTCCGCTCCCCAGAGGGGTTCTCCGCAGTGGCAGGATCCAGTGTCGGCGGAGCAGGCTGCTGCTCTCCGGGACAGTATTCCATGTACGACGACATCATCGATGTGCGCTCCTACATCAGCCAGTCCCGCAGCGACATCTCGCCCTTCGGCCGCTCCGGTAGCTATCGGAGCCAGTGCGGCCGTCAGTCCACCAGCGGGGGAACCGTGCTCCCCGTGGAGCAGTCACCCCTGCCCAGGCCACGTGCCTCCACCCTGGCCACTGGCAGGCCACCAGTCGTCGGTGCGTCTtcagctggggctggggctggtgccaCCATCGAGCCCAGCACCTCCAGCACTAGTGCCAACGTCCAGCCCAGTCCCTTCTGCCTACCTGCTCCGCCagctggaggcggaggcggccaCTCGCGCAACTCGAGCATCTGCCCGTCGGCCACCTCACGCAAAGATTCGGGGATCAAGAGCAACTCGCGGCGCTCCTCCATCCAGCAGCAGATATACGCCCTCAACCAGTCGGCCATCAGCCAGCACCGCGTCTCCGGCTACTTCACCAGCTCCACCTCAAGCATCTCGAATTTGAATGACATGCAgggcctgcccctgcccatgcccctCCCGCTGGGCATCGCGCTGCCCATGGTGGTGCCACagccgcccccgcccccgctgccgctgctgatgcaACCTTGCTCCTCTCAGACGATGGGCGACCCGCTGGCCGCCTgtctgcagcagctgcgcaAGCAGTCGGACCTCCAGCTGATACGCTGTGTGCGGGACAACGCCAGATCGCAGAGGAGCTACCTGGTGAAGCCGCCGCTGCGGGGCTTCAGCCTGTACTTCAAGTCCCGCCAGCTGGAACGTGACTTCCGCTCCAAGGCCCACCGGTTCGGGACCGAGAACGAGACCGAGGGGCCACCCACACTGGCCACGCCCCGGTACAACACCTACATCGACATCTTCGTGGGGATCGCCGTCTACCTGTGCATCTCGGTGTCACTCTTCCTGATGACCCAGAACACGGTCACGCCTAGCTTCCGGCTCTGGGTGACGCTCTTCTCCTGCTTCACGGCCATCCAGGTCTTCGCCCTCTTCCTGTTTACGAGGCAGATGTGTCGCCATCATGGCACCGggagaaccagcagcagcagccgctctCGTCTCCGCTCCAAGTCCACCACCAGCGAGGTCGTCGACGGCGATGCAGACGAGGATGCAGATGGAGGtagaggtggaggtggacgTGGTCGTGGGGATGTTGAGGCTGGCCTGAGGAGGGGTGGCAGTAGCAGAGGACCTCAGTTCCGGTCGTGTGCGGACCGCATCTTCGAGGCCATCTCCAGCTGGTATCCGTGGCACATTTGCCTGGCCGTGCTGATGGCCATGCCCGTGCTCCTGATCATCGCTAACTTCCTCCTGCTGGACCTGGAGCAGCTGGAGGCCTTCGAGTACCACTACGGCTTCCTCATCTTTGTGTGCATCGTGCACTTCTGCAACTTCACGCAGCTCAACTGCTGGGTGCGCAACATCCTGGCCTTCATGGCCGCCCTGTGCTTCATTGGTATCGCCGTATCGCAGCTGATGGTCTACTCGAGCCGCAGCGACCAGGCCGAGTCGGAGGAGGAGTCGCAGGAGGAGGGCGGCTCCTCGTATATCTTTGAGGAGATCAAGTGGTTCCACGACTACCACGTGGAGATCTACCTGGATCTTCTGCTCATCCTAGTCCTAGTGTGGTTTCTTAATCGCGAATTCGAGATCGGCTATCGGTTGACCTTCTACGGGAACGCGGTCGCCAACCAGGACAAGGTGCGTGTCCAGAACATGAAGAACCAGGCGGACATGCTGCTGCACAACATCATTCCCAAGCATGTGGCCGAGCACCTGAAGAACACGGCCAAGTACTCGGAGAACCACCACAACATCGCCATCATCTTCGCCTCCATCGTCAACTTCAACGAGATGTACGACGAGAGTTATCTGGGGGGCAAGGAGTTCCTCCGCGTTCTCAACGAGCTGATCGGGGACTTTGACGAGCTGCTCTCCCGTCCCGAGTTCCGGGCCGTCGAGAAGATCAAGACCATTGGCTCCACCTTCATGGCCGCCAGCGGGCTGGACCCATCGCACCGAGGGTCGGGTGATGAGCACATCCACACACTCATGGAGTTCTCCATTGCCATGCAGGAGGTGGTGGATGCCTTCAACAAGGATCTGCTCGAGTTTAATCTGATCCTGCGCATCGGTATGAACATTGGCGATGTGACGGCGGGCGTGATCGGAACCAGCAAGCTTTACTACGACATCTGGGGCGACGCCGTCAACGTGGCCTCGCGCATGGACTCCACGGGTCTTCCGAACCGCATCCAGGTGGGCAAGGACTGTCTGCCGTTCCTCACCGCACGCTACGACTTCGAGCCCCGCGGCAGCGTCTATGTCAAGGGTAAGGATCACATGGAGGTCTTTCTTTACACGGATCGCCGAAAGACCCAGCTTCCAGATGAGGGTCTGCAAGCGAAGGGGGAAGAAGAGCTGGATagcgagcagcagcaaaagcagcagttAGAGGATAATGAGGTCGAGAATGATAATGAGCATGAGCATGAGCATGAGCATGGGGAGGATAAGAAGGAGGTTGATGTTGATGCtaatgttgatgatgatgaggaggaggagtttcACTCGAGCGAGACCACAACGCTCTTCAAGTCGCAGGAGTCTATACAGGCAAATGGCGGCAATCATTTGACGACGACGGTCACGATAACGACCCCGCCCTCCTCCCAGTGA